The Rhodococcus sp. X156 genome window below encodes:
- a CDS encoding type 1 glutamine amidotransferase, protein MSTVLVLQPAADDPLGPMQDWLVEAGADLRLVRPFAGEPVPADLAGVGALVCLGGAMGAADDAEHPWLADVRALLGAAVRTGTPVLGICLGAQLLALATGGDVRRMPDGPEAGLRLVAKRDAAAADPLLATLPFTPDVLQFHADEVHRLPADATLLVAGQRCPNQAYRVGATAWGLQFHIETTPELVRRWMTENPETAATMPPAQHQPGVLEDGHADLAETWRPIVATFVGIADAHRPKSTRIDLPLLGES, encoded by the coding sequence GTGAGCACTGTCCTCGTCCTGCAGCCGGCGGCGGACGATCCGCTCGGACCGATGCAGGACTGGTTGGTCGAGGCGGGTGCGGACCTCCGGCTGGTGCGGCCCTTCGCCGGTGAGCCGGTGCCGGCCGACCTCGCCGGGGTGGGCGCGCTGGTCTGCCTGGGCGGGGCGATGGGCGCCGCCGACGACGCCGAGCACCCGTGGCTGGCCGACGTGCGCGCCCTGCTCGGCGCCGCGGTCCGCACCGGCACCCCGGTGCTGGGGATCTGCCTGGGTGCCCAGCTGCTGGCGCTGGCCACGGGTGGCGACGTGCGCCGCATGCCCGACGGTCCCGAGGCGGGCCTGCGGCTGGTGGCCAAGCGGGACGCCGCCGCGGCCGACCCACTGCTGGCCACCCTGCCCTTCACTCCCGACGTGCTGCAGTTCCACGCCGACGAGGTGCACCGCCTGCCCGCCGACGCCACGCTGCTGGTGGCCGGGCAGCGCTGCCCGAACCAGGCCTACCGCGTGGGTGCGACGGCGTGGGGCCTGCAGTTCCACATCGAGACCACGCCGGAGCTGGTGCGCCGGTGGATGACGGAGAACCCGGAGACCGCGGCCACCATGCCGCCGGCACAGCACCAACCGGGCGTGCTCGAGGACGGCCACGCCGACCTCGCCGAGACGTGGCGGCCGATCGTCGCCACGTTCGTCGGGATCGCCGACGCGCACCGCCCGAAGTCCACGCGGATCGACCTACCCCTGCTCGGAGAGTCGTGA
- a CDS encoding alpha/beta hydrolase, whose protein sequence is MTLRHPSPPAPSPPRPWRQRPRTRRVAAGIAVGGAVVLALTGCAADGGEPVVAGPPSVSASPGMPVGPVPEGLGEFYAQTLTWGDCEKFAVSPDSQQAYAADGLECARMTVPLDYAQPAGRQVTVGVLRKAASGARTGSLVVNPGGPGASGMGLAADLASAVAGTPVGEHFDLVGFDPRGVGASEPAVTCLTGPENDARRALVDVDTSPAGIARSEQVAKDYANTCADRVGVDVLAHVGTREVVKDMDVLRSVLGEQKLTYLGYSYGTRIGTAYAEAFPANVRALVLDGAVDPMADPVQELVLQGQGFQGAFDAFVADCVKLSDCPLGPVPEAAVVRYRQLVNPLVAAPVTTRDPRGLSYADSQTGTLQALYSPQLWSALRAGLAQLAAGKGDTLLALADLYEGRNADGSYNNTNDAFNAIRCVDDPPLTDRATNDAAEAQYRKVAPFLDDGRATGAAALDTCAFWRVPATSTPHPVSAPDLPEVLVISTTGDPATPYAAGVDLARQLQARLLSFEGNQHTVALQGQSCVDEVVTAYLEDLKLPEEGTRC, encoded by the coding sequence ATGACGCTGCGCCACCCGAGCCCGCCCGCCCCGAGCCCGCCCCGTCCGTGGCGGCAGCGCCCCCGCACCCGCCGGGTGGCCGCCGGGATCGCCGTGGGTGGGGCCGTGGTGCTGGCGCTGACCGGCTGCGCCGCCGACGGTGGGGAGCCGGTGGTCGCCGGCCCGCCGAGCGTCTCGGCCAGCCCGGGCATGCCGGTGGGCCCGGTGCCGGAGGGGCTGGGGGAGTTCTACGCCCAGACGCTCACCTGGGGCGACTGCGAGAAGTTCGCGGTCAGCCCGGACAGCCAGCAGGCCTACGCCGCCGACGGGCTGGAGTGCGCCCGGATGACCGTGCCGCTGGACTACGCCCAGCCGGCGGGCCGGCAGGTGACGGTGGGCGTGCTGCGCAAGGCGGCCAGCGGGGCCCGCACCGGGTCGCTGGTGGTCAACCCCGGCGGACCGGGGGCCTCGGGCATGGGCCTGGCCGCCGACCTGGCCTCGGCGGTCGCCGGCACCCCGGTCGGGGAGCACTTCGACCTCGTCGGCTTCGACCCGCGCGGGGTCGGCGCGTCAGAGCCGGCGGTGACCTGCCTGACCGGGCCGGAGAACGACGCCCGCCGCGCGCTGGTGGACGTGGACACCTCCCCGGCCGGCATCGCCCGCAGCGAGCAGGTGGCCAAGGACTACGCCAACACCTGCGCCGACCGGGTCGGGGTGGACGTGCTCGCCCACGTCGGCACCCGTGAGGTGGTCAAGGACATGGACGTGCTGCGCTCGGTGCTCGGCGAGCAGAAGCTGACCTACCTGGGCTACTCCTACGGCACCCGCATCGGCACGGCCTACGCCGAGGCGTTCCCGGCCAACGTGCGCGCCCTGGTGCTCGACGGCGCCGTCGACCCGATGGCCGACCCGGTGCAGGAGCTGGTGCTGCAGGGCCAGGGCTTCCAGGGCGCGTTCGACGCGTTCGTCGCCGACTGCGTCAAGCTCAGCGACTGCCCGCTGGGACCAGTCCCGGAGGCGGCGGTGGTCCGCTACCGCCAGCTGGTCAACCCGCTCGTCGCCGCCCCCGTGACCACCAGGGACCCGCGCGGGCTCAGCTACGCCGACTCCCAGACCGGCACGCTGCAGGCGCTGTACTCCCCGCAGCTGTGGAGCGCGCTGCGGGCCGGGCTGGCCCAGCTCGCCGCGGGCAAGGGCGACACCCTGCTGGCGCTGGCCGACCTCTACGAGGGCCGCAACGCCGACGGCTCGTACAACAACACCAACGACGCCTTCAACGCCATCCGGTGCGTGGACGACCCGCCGCTGACCGACCGCGCCACCAACGACGCCGCCGAGGCCCAGTACCGCAAGGTCGCGCCGTTCCTGGACGACGGCCGTGCCACCGGGGCCGCCGCGCTGGACACCTGCGCGTTCTGGCGGGTCCCCGCCACGTCCACCCCGCACCCGGTCAGCGCCCCGGACCTGCCGGAGGTTCTGGTCATCTCCACCACCGGCGACCCCGCCACCCCGTACGCGGCCGGGGTCGACCTGGCCCGCCAGCTGCAGGCCCGCCTGCTCAGCTTTGAGGGCAACCAGCACACCGTTGCGCTGCAGGGCCAGTCCTGCGTGGACGAGGTGGTCACCGCCTACCTGGAGGACCTGAAGCTGCCGGAGGAGGGCACCCGGTGCTGA
- a CDS encoding bifunctional [glutamine synthetase] adenylyltransferase/[glutamine synthetase]-adenylyl-L-tyrosine phosphorylase: protein MTTSDRYRSALPTPGRLGLIDPGAADVLAKLGWTTDKHREVLWALSRSPDADLALRGLERLSESSESRWEELSKRLLTEKPLRGRLFGVLGSSTALSDHLVAHGDTWQLLAGEHIELPGVEQLQEELLGVVHAKPEPGSALWRSLLTGSDAVAALRTAYRDRTLVLAAADLAATVEDLPVLPYKEVGLHLANLADAALTAALAVAVAEVCGDEPCSTRLAVIAMGKCGARELNYVSDVDVIFVGEPADAVANRLAGAMVRIGSSAFFEVDAGLRPEGRSGALVRTVESHLAYYQRWAKTWEFQALLKARAMTGDMALGQEYIDAVSPMVWTASQREDFVPEVQAMRRRVEQNVPAELRDREIKLGSGSLRDVEFAVQLLQLVHGRFDEALHVQSTVDALGALSSSGYVGREDGANLTASYEFLRLLEHRLQLQQMRRTHTLPDPDDAAAMRWLARAAHVRPDGRTDAAGVLAAEIRRNAVRVRRLHQKLFYRPLLEAVARSEPEELRLSEDSAARQLAALGYTSPESALNHLRALTAGSSRRSQLQTVLLPILLGWLADTPNPDGGLLAYRRLSDALGETPWYLRTLRDEGAVAKRLMRVLGTSSYLPDLLIRAPEVLRLYADSPSGPRLLEVEPADVAQSLQVSAGRHRDPQRAVEAARGLRRHELARVASADLLGLLDVPQVCAALSSVWAAVLDAALSSVAAEARGDGEAPAAIAVIGMGRLGGAELGYGSDADVLFVCEPRGDADEQTAVRWASRVADKVRALLAKASSDPPLEVDTGLRPEGRSGPMVRTLSSYRSYYQQWSAPWEAQALLRARAVAGDRELGERFCAMVDDVRYPDGGVDAATIREIRRIKARVDSERLPRGADPATHTKLGRGGLADVEWTVQLLQLRFGHEIASLRTTSTLQALEAAGAAELLSAADAETLRTAWLTATLARNALVLVRGKPADQLPGPGRVLAAVATAAGWSDDDPGAFMDHYRKVTRRARGVVEHSFGT from the coding sequence GTGACAACTTCTGATCGCTACCGCTCGGCTCTGCCCACCCCCGGCCGGCTGGGACTGATCGACCCGGGTGCAGCGGACGTGCTGGCCAAGCTGGGCTGGACCACCGACAAGCACCGTGAGGTGCTCTGGGCGCTGTCCCGCTCGCCCGACGCAGACCTGGCCCTGCGCGGCCTGGAGCGCCTGTCGGAGTCTTCCGAGTCGCGCTGGGAAGAGCTGTCGAAGCGGCTGCTCACCGAGAAGCCGTTGCGCGGCAGGCTGTTCGGCGTCCTGGGCTCTTCAACGGCGCTGAGCGACCACCTGGTGGCCCACGGCGACACCTGGCAGCTGCTGGCCGGTGAGCACATCGAGCTGCCGGGCGTGGAGCAGCTGCAGGAAGAGCTGCTCGGCGTCGTGCACGCCAAGCCCGAGCCCGGCAGCGCGCTGTGGCGGTCGCTGCTCACCGGCTCCGACGCCGTGGCGGCGCTGCGCACGGCCTACCGCGACCGCACCCTGGTGCTCGCCGCTGCCGACCTGGCCGCCACCGTGGAGGACCTGCCCGTCCTGCCGTACAAGGAGGTGGGCCTGCACCTGGCCAACCTGGCCGACGCCGCGCTCACCGCCGCCCTGGCCGTGGCCGTGGCCGAGGTGTGCGGGGACGAGCCCTGCAGCACCCGGCTCGCGGTGATCGCCATGGGCAAGTGCGGGGCCCGCGAGCTCAACTACGTCAGCGACGTGGACGTGATCTTCGTGGGCGAGCCCGCCGACGCGGTCGCCAACCGGCTGGCCGGCGCGATGGTCCGCATCGGCAGCAGCGCCTTCTTCGAGGTGGACGCCGGGCTGCGTCCGGAGGGCCGCTCCGGGGCGCTGGTGCGCACGGTGGAGTCGCACCTGGCCTACTACCAGCGCTGGGCGAAGACCTGGGAGTTCCAGGCCCTGCTCAAGGCCCGAGCGATGACCGGCGACATGGCCCTGGGCCAGGAGTACATCGACGCGGTCTCGCCGATGGTGTGGACGGCCTCGCAGCGGGAGGACTTCGTGCCCGAGGTGCAGGCGATGCGCCGCCGGGTGGAGCAGAACGTGCCCGCCGAGCTGCGCGACCGCGAGATCAAGCTGGGCAGCGGCAGCCTGCGCGACGTGGAGTTCGCCGTCCAGCTGCTGCAGCTGGTGCACGGCCGCTTCGACGAGGCGCTGCACGTGCAGTCCACCGTGGACGCCCTGGGCGCGCTGTCCTCCAGCGGCTACGTCGGCCGCGAGGACGGCGCCAACCTCACCGCCTCCTACGAGTTCCTGCGCCTGCTCGAGCACCGCCTGCAGCTGCAGCAGATGCGGCGCACGCACACCCTGCCCGACCCCGACGACGCCGCCGCGATGCGCTGGCTGGCCCGGGCGGCGCACGTGCGCCCGGACGGTCGCACCGACGCCGCCGGGGTGCTGGCCGCGGAGATCCGGCGCAACGCGGTGCGGGTGCGCCGGCTGCACCAGAAGCTCTTCTACCGCCCGCTGCTGGAGGCGGTGGCCCGCTCGGAGCCGGAGGAGCTGCGGCTGTCGGAGGACTCCGCCGCCCGCCAGCTGGCCGCGCTGGGCTACACCTCCCCGGAGAGCGCGCTGAACCACCTGCGCGCGCTCACCGCGGGGTCCTCACGACGCAGCCAGCTGCAGACGGTGCTGCTGCCGATCCTGCTGGGCTGGCTGGCCGACACCCCCAACCCCGACGGCGGGCTGCTGGCCTACCGGCGGCTGTCCGACGCGCTGGGGGAGACCCCCTGGTACTTGCGGACGCTGCGCGACGAGGGCGCGGTGGCCAAGCGGCTGATGCGGGTGCTGGGCACCTCCAGCTACCTGCCCGACCTGCTCATCCGGGCACCGGAGGTGCTCCGCCTCTACGCCGACAGCCCCAGCGGGCCGCGGCTGCTGGAGGTGGAGCCCGCCGACGTCGCGCAGAGCCTGCAGGTGAGCGCCGGGCGCCACCGCGACCCACAGCGCGCGGTGGAGGCGGCCCGCGGGCTGCGTCGCCACGAGCTGGCCCGGGTGGCCAGCGCCGACCTGCTGGGGCTGCTCGACGTCCCCCAGGTCTGCGCCGCGCTGTCCTCGGTGTGGGCGGCGGTGCTCGACGCCGCGCTGAGCTCGGTGGCCGCCGAGGCCCGCGGTGACGGCGAGGCCCCGGCGGCCATCGCGGTGATCGGCATGGGCCGCCTGGGCGGCGCCGAGCTGGGCTACGGCTCGGACGCCGACGTGCTCTTCGTCTGTGAGCCCCGGGGAGACGCCGACGAGCAGACCGCGGTGCGGTGGGCGTCGCGGGTGGCCGACAAGGTGCGCGCGCTGCTGGCCAAGGCCAGCTCCGACCCGCCGCTGGAGGTGGACACCGGGCTGCGTCCGGAGGGCCGCAGCGGCCCGATGGTGCGGACGCTGTCCTCCTACCGCTCCTACTACCAGCAGTGGTCGGCGCCGTGGGAGGCGCAGGCCCTGCTGCGGGCCCGCGCGGTGGCCGGCGACCGGGAGCTGGGCGAGCGCTTCTGCGCCATGGTGGACGACGTGCGCTACCCCGACGGCGGGGTGGACGCCGCCACCATCCGGGAGATCCGCCGGATCAAGGCCCGGGTGGACTCCGAGCGGCTGCCGCGCGGCGCCGATCCGGCCACCCACACCAAGCTCGGGCGCGGTGGGCTCGCCGACGTGGAGTGGACGGTGCAGCTGCTGCAGCTGCGCTTCGGCCACGAGATCGCGTCGCTGCGCACCACCTCCACCCTGCAGGCGCTGGAGGCCGCCGGTGCGGCCGAGCTGCTGTCGGCCGCCGACGCGGAGACCCTGCGCACGGCGTGGCTGACCGCCACCCTGGCCCGCAACGCGCTGGTGCTGGTGCGGGGCAAGCCCGCCGACCAGCTGCCCGGTCCGGGGCGGGTGCTGGCCGCGGTGGCCACGGCCGCCGGCTGGTCCGACGACGACCCAGGCGCCTTCATGGACCACTACCGCAAGGTCACCCGGCGCGCCCGCGGCGTGGTGGAGCACTCCTTCGGCACCTGA
- a CDS encoding glutamine synthetase family protein, translated as MDRQQEFVLRTLEERDIKFVRLWFTDVLGYLKSVAIAPAELEGAFAEGIGFDGSSVEGFSRVSEADTVAKPDPSTFQILPWVDSDGGEQHSARIFCDIVMPDGSPSWADPRHVLRRQLNRAKAMGFTCYVHPEIEFFLLRPGPVDGSVPIPADSGGYFDQAVNDEAPNFRRHAIEALESMGISVEFSHHEAAPGQQEIDLRYADALSMADNVMTFRYVIKEVAINEGVRASFMPKPFRDEAGSAMHTHMSLFEGDTNAFHDPDDPNQLSATGKAFIGGILRHAPELCAVTNQWVNSYKRLITGGEAPTASAWGAANRSALVRVPMYTPGKASSRRIEIRTPDSACNPYLTFAVMLAAGLKGIEEGYELPPASEDDVSSLSEAERRAMGYQELPQNLSEALRLMESSELVADALGEHVFDYFLRNKRAEWDSYRRNVTPYELKTYLNL; from the coding sequence ATGGATCGTCAGCAGGAGTTCGTGCTCCGCACCCTGGAAGAGCGCGACATCAAGTTCGTGCGCCTGTGGTTTACCGACGTGCTCGGCTACCTCAAGTCGGTGGCGATCGCCCCTGCCGAGCTGGAGGGCGCCTTCGCGGAGGGCATCGGCTTCGACGGCTCGTCGGTGGAGGGCTTCTCGCGGGTGTCGGAGGCCGACACCGTGGCCAAGCCCGACCCGTCCACGTTCCAGATCCTGCCCTGGGTGGACTCCGATGGCGGCGAGCAGCACTCCGCCCGCATCTTCTGCGACATCGTCATGCCCGACGGCTCGCCGTCCTGGGCCGACCCGCGCCACGTGCTGCGCCGCCAGCTCAACCGGGCCAAGGCCATGGGCTTCACCTGCTACGTGCACCCGGAGATCGAGTTCTTCCTGCTGCGCCCGGGACCCGTCGACGGCTCGGTGCCGATCCCGGCGGACTCCGGCGGCTACTTCGACCAGGCCGTCAACGACGAGGCGCCGAACTTCCGCCGCCACGCCATCGAGGCGCTGGAGTCCATGGGCATCTCGGTGGAGTTCAGCCACCACGAGGCCGCCCCCGGCCAGCAGGAGATCGACCTGCGCTACGCCGACGCGCTAAGCATGGCCGACAACGTGATGACCTTCCGCTACGTCATCAAGGAGGTGGCCATCAACGAGGGAGTGCGCGCCTCGTTCATGCCCAAGCCCTTCCGTGACGAGGCCGGCTCGGCGATGCACACCCACATGAGCCTGTTCGAGGGCGACACCAACGCCTTCCACGACCCCGACGACCCCAACCAGCTCAGCGCCACCGGCAAGGCGTTCATCGGCGGAATCCTGCGCCACGCCCCCGAGCTGTGTGCCGTCACCAACCAGTGGGTGAACTCCTACAAGCGCCTGATCACCGGCGGGGAGGCACCCACCGCTTCCGCGTGGGGCGCGGCCAACCGCTCCGCCCTGGTCCGGGTGCCGATGTACACCCCGGGCAAGGCCTCCTCGCGACGCATCGAGATCCGTACCCCGGACTCCGCGTGCAACCCCTACCTGACCTTCGCCGTGATGCTGGCGGCCGGGCTCAAGGGCATCGAGGAGGGCTACGAGCTGCCGCCGGCGTCGGAGGACGACGTGTCCTCGCTGAGCGAGGCCGAGCGCCGAGCGATGGGCTACCAGGAGCTGCCGCAGAACCTCAGCGAGGCGCTGCGGCTGATGGAGAGCTCGGAGCTGGTGGCAGATGCCTTGGGCGAGCACGTCTTTGACTACTTCCTGCGAAACAAGCGCGCGGAGTGGGACAGCTACCGGCGCAACGTGACGCCGTACGAGCTCAAGACCTACCTCAACCTGTAG